One Pochonia chlamydosporia 170 chromosome 5, whole genome shotgun sequence DNA segment encodes these proteins:
- a CDS encoding amino acid transporter (similar to Neosartorya fischeri NRRL 181 XP_001267245.1), with product MSVPRDALSPDARPASPLPGQPRSFSSSLPREELTARLAEPIHGTSPLARGASPAPGADASQATESPFTGGSFTQGPGVSALAAALSNSLGQSPPRHGTPAARLSTPPRSQSPAVPARSATPTHYGSFESRSRLGPGGPGSATGPYEDPEIVKRHLVQPGDAENPTSEESSLMGTVKGKQSTDAKPNNPNDEEFSSLQLQGGDVTRGIYKWTEQAEAKNKLSRAKSYDQMRPEPEEEVMDINTIKVPGGFRRDHLRRRAFSPSGQHAEQGGSGVGSPGTLDQPRLFTSSFLEFLSIYGHFAGEELEEDDENLGPNEIWDSGEDRDDGAEEPTEDSALLGPSKKKRKRKARGGSGQNSPMNAALLLLKSFVGTGVLFLPRAYLNGGMLFSNLVLLFVSILSYYCFVLLVTTRLKVEGSFGDMGGILYGKWMRNLILSSIVISQIGFVAAYTVFTAQNLQAFIRAVSDCKASIGIPLLILMQTAIFLPFSLLRDIGKLGFTALIADAFIMVGLAYLFYYDIITLNANGLADIIMFNKRDWTLFIGTAIFTFEGIGLIIPIQESMKHPTKFPRVLFLVMIIITVLFTVMGAVSYAAYGSKTETVVLLNLPQDDKFVNGVQLLYSCAILLSTPLQIFPAIRIIETELFTRSGKYNPWIKWKKNVFRFFMVMLCSAIAWGGADHLDKFVALVGNFACIPLVYIYPPLLHYKAVARSKLWRISDIILCIFGFFAMAYTTALTIKSWADSEGPGPGYCDRRKP from the exons ATGTCTGTGCCTAGAGATGCCCTCAGCCCAGACGCGCGGCCGGCATCGCCTTTACCTGGCCAACCGCGGTCCTTTTCGTCGTCTCTGCCACGAGAGGAGTTGACGGCTCGTCTTGCTGAGCCTATTCACGGAACATCACCGCTTGCTCGGGGGGCTTCTCCTGCTCCAGGAGCTGATGCCTCACAAGCCACCGAATCTCCCTTTACCGGCGGAAGCTTTACACAGGGCCCCGGAGTCTctgccttggccgccgcTCTTTCAAATTCTCTAGGACAATCACCGCCTCGCCATGGTACTCCTGCAGCCCGACTCAGCACTCCTCCTCGATCACAATCTCCCGCTGTCCCCGCACGATCAGCTACCCCTACACACTATGGCTCCTTCGAATCAAGATCACGGCTTGGACCCGGTGGCCCTGGTAGCGCTACTGGCCCCTACGAGGATCCCGAAATCGTAAAACGACATTTGGTGCAGCCCGGCGATGCTGAGAATCCCACGTCAGAAGAATCGTCCCTGATGGGAACCGTCAAGGGCAAGCAATCCACAGACGCCAAGCCCAACAACCCCAATGACGAAGAATTCTCCAGTCTACAGCTCCAGGGAGGTGATGTGACCCGCGGCATATACAAGTGGACGGAACAGGCAGAGGCGAAGAACAAGCTCAGTCGTGCCAAGAGCTATGATCAAATGCGGCCGGAACCTGAGGAGGAAGTCATGGACATCAACACTATCAAGGTTCCTGGCGGATTCCGACGTGATCACCTGCGACGACGAGCATTCAGCCCAAGCGGTCAGCACGCCGAACAAGGTGGCAGTGGGGTTGGCTCTCCTGGAACACTCGATCAACCTAGGCTGTTTACTTCGAGTTTCCTGGAATTCTTATCCATTTACGGCCACTTTGCCGGTGAGGAGCtcgaggaggacgacgagaACTTGGGACCCAACGAAATATGGGACTCGGGCGAAGACCGGGATGACGGTGCTGAGGAACCAACCGAGGACAGCGCGCTGCTGGGTCCGTCGAAGAAGAAACGCAAGAGAAAGGCCCGCGGGGGCAGTGGCCAGAACAGCCCCATGAATGCTGCTTTGCTGCTCCTCAAGTCTTTTGTCGGCACCGGTGTCCTGTTCCTACCTCGCGCCTATCTCAACGGTGGCATGCTTTTCAGCAACCTCGTCCTGCTGTTCGTCAGCATTCTCAGCTACTATTGCTTCGTTCTCTTGGTGACTACGCGATTAAAGGTTGAGGGCTCATTTGGTGACATGGGTGGCATTCTGTATGGCAAATGGATGCGAAATCTGATTCTAAGTTCGATTGTCATTAGCCAGATTGGATTCGTGGCTGCCTACACCGTTTTTACGGCTCAAAATCTGCAGGCTTTCATCCGCGCCGTATCGGATTGCAAGGCTTCAATCGGCATTCCGCTACTGATTCTCATGCAGACGGCCATCTTCCTCCCATTCTCTCTTCTCCGCGACATCGGCAAGCTAGGATTCACGGCCCTCATTGCGGATGCATTCATCATGGTTGGCCTCGCCTACCTATTTTACTATGATATCATTaccctcaacgccaacggTCTGgccgacatcatcatgttcaacaagaGGGACTGGACCTTGTTCATCGGTACCGCCATTTTCACCTTTGAAGGTATTGGCCTGATCATTCCGATCCAAGAGTCGATGAAACACCCAACAAAGTTCCCTCGCGTTCTGTTCCTGGTCAtgatcatcatcaccgtcctGTTTACCGTCATGGGAGCAGTTTCGTACGCCGCCTACGGATCCAAGACTGAAACAGTTGTTCTGCTCAACTTGCCCCAGGACGACAAATTTGTCAATGGCGTACAGCTTCTGTACTCCTGTGCCATTCTGCTGTCGACTCCGCTGCAGATTTTCCCCGCCATTCGTATCATTGAGACGGAGCTGTTTACCCGCAGCGGCAAGTACAACCCTTGGATCAAGTGGAAGAAGAATGTGTTTCGCTTCTTCATGGTGATGCTCTGCTCTGCAATTGCCTGGGGAGGCGCCGACCATCTCGACAAGTTCGTGGCTCTCGTTGGCAACTTTGCCTGCATCCCGTTGGTGTACATTTACCCA cctcttcttcattaCAAGGCGGTTGCCCGAAGCAAATTATGGAGAATTTCCGATATTATTCTTTGCATCTTTGGATTCTTTGCCATGGCATATACCACAGCGCTGACTATCAAGAGCTGGGCGGATTCCGAAGGCCCGGGCCCGGGATACTGCGACCGAAGGAAGCCCTAG
- a CDS encoding FMI1 protein (similar to Metarhizium acridum CQMa 102 XP_007810272.1): protein MAALRSILRHTSKSPNFISLPRTTSRLNHTQTNSKQARFPPVLIAAAVLGTATYYALSPSTPKTLNPVTFTPYTITSKHTISPTSVIFTISPHQHDPSPPYLSESKWKYPLWSVEFKQPEVQIARHYTPLPVDAEDGSLSFYIRAVGGGEMSNYLNRLAVGRDVYLRGPHAGFDILQRLGAQKNVVFLAGGTGVVPGMQVARAVLERDSSSRVKILWAVRRREELQGRQAGWTFWRTPTEVTGELEDASAMGERLARMKAKYGERLVIKVAVDEERTRFTERDVRDALAEGGQATPGDGCRLHDQRLHTRVSEFEEPGVPCECAASAAPGKNLLMVSGPDGFIAHYAGDKTWRGGTLTQGGVGGVAGLLQRRNPALANDWLVLKL, encoded by the coding sequence ATGGCGGCCCTTCGCAGCATCCTACGTCACACCTCCAAATCACCCAACTTCATCTCACTCCCTCGGACAACAAGCCGCCTCAACCACACccaaaccaacagcaaacAAGCTCGCTTCCCCCCAGTCCTAATAGCAGCCGCCGTCCTCGGCACAGCAACTTACTACGCCCTCTCGCCATCGACCCCCAAGACTCTCAACCCTGTCACCTTCACCCCCTACACCATCACATCCAAGCACACTATCTCCCCTACAtccgtcatcttcaccatctcaccGCACCAACACGACCCGTCGCCACCATATCTGTCCGAATCAAAATGGAAGTACCCCCTCTGGTCGGTCGAGTTCAAGCAGCCCGAGGTCCAAATCGCGCGGCACTACACACCCCTGCCAGTAGACGCTGAAGACGGCAGCCTCAGTTTCTATATCCGCGCCGTGGGAGGCGGCGAAATGTCAAATTACCTGAATAGACTTGCCGTAGGACGAGACGTGTATCTCCGGGGACCGCACGCTGGTTTTGATATCCTACAAAGACTGGGCGCACAGAAAAACGTGGTGTTTCTGGCAGGTGGGACTGGCGTAGTTCCGGGGATGCAGGTAGCGAGGGCTGTTCTGGAGAGGGACTCCTCGTCGAGAGTCAAGATACTCTGGGCGGTGCGTAGGAGGGAGGAGCTACAAGGGCGTCAGGCAGGGTGGACTTTTTGGAGGACACCAACAGAAGTCACGGGTGAGTTGGAGGATGCGAGCGCAATGGGGGAGCGGCTCGCGCGGATGAAGGCCAAGTATGGTGAGAGACTTGTCATTAAGGTGGCGGTAGATGAGGAACGAACTCGATTCACGGAGAGGGATGTGCGGGATGCGTTGGCGGAGGGCGGTCAGGCCACGCCTGGTGATGGGTGTAGACTGCACGATCAAAGGCTTCATACACGGGTTTCTGAATTTGAAGAGCCGGGTGTGCCGTGTGAATGTGCTGCGTCGGCCGCGCCAGGGAAGAATCTGCTCATGGTTTCAGGTCCGGATGGGTTTATAGCACATTATGCCGGAGATAAGACTTGGCGTGGTGGTACGTTGACGCAGGGAGGTGTAGGCGGTGTTGCGGGCTTATTGCAGAGAAGGAATCCTGCCTTGGCGAACGACTGGCTTGTTTTGAAACTGTAA
- a CDS encoding fungal transcriptional regulatory protein (similar to Metarhizium robertsii ARSEF 23 XP_011411838.1), producing MALRSPFRLARHASLWTTRSFATQQPAPFPTVQSCPSPTCGCAATPTMPEGMEIDHKSNLNGVISGYAEQVLVCTGRDDWTSRIEDESNGDNLAADLKEQPFHNISVLNSSFPSSIPPRSELHSASAYLLPSFKYVPFLPRISFDSVQALAKGFLLPEKLHSAHDGLSPVHRDRLTRKEAYQGLLPGVQDVKDVLVLICGHGGRDARCGIMGPVLRDEFEEKLARRDYNVVQAPVEVNITRDDSQRIEGDVSGKKIARVGLISHIGGHKFAGNVIVYIPPGHEVPGGGEHPLAGCGIWYGRVEPKHVEGLVEETVLRGRVVEDMFRGGIDASRRILRI from the exons ATGGCTTTGCGCTCTCCATTCCGCCTGGCGCGTCACGCTTCCCTCTGGACAACCCGGTCCTTTGCCACGCAGCAACCCGCACCCTTCCCTACAGTTCAGTCATGTCCTTCGCCAACATGCGGGTGTGCAGCAACCCCAACCATGCCAGAGGGTATGGAAATTGATCACAAGAGTAATTTGAATGGTGTGATTTCCGGATACGCTGAACAAGTGCTCGTTTGCACGGGCCGAGATGACTGGACGTCAAGGATAGAGGATGAGAGTAATGGGGATAATCTGGCCGCTGATTTGAAGGA ACAGCCCTTTCACAACATATCGGTCCTCAACTCGTCATTCCCATCATCTATACCGCCTCGTTCTGAGCTTCATTCCGCATCAGCCTACCTCCTCCCTTCATTCAAATACGTCCCCTTCCTACCGCGCATCTCATTCGACAGCGTACAGGCCCTAGCAAAGGGATTCCTGCTTCCTGAGAAACTGCACTCCGCGCACGACGGCCTCTCGCCCGTTCACCGTGACAGACTAACGCGGAAGGAAGCGTACCAGGGTTTATTACCGGGCGTTCAGGACGTCAAGGATGTGCTTGTTTTGATTTGCGGCCACGGAGGGCGGGACGCAAGGTGCGGCATCATGGGACCTGTCTTGAgggatgagtttgaggagAAGCTTGCACGGAGGGACTACAATGTCGTTCAGGCGCCGGTGGAGGTTAATATCACACGTGATGATTCGCAACGGATAGAAGGGGATGTTTCCGGGAAGAAGATCGCTAGGGTTGGTTTGATAAGTCATATTGGGGGTCACAAGTTTGCGGGAAACGTGATTGTGTATATTCCGCCGGGGCATGAGGTGCCTGGGGGAGGGGAGCATCCGCTTGCGGGGTGTGGAATTTGGTATGGAAGGGTTGAACCGAAGCATGTCGAgggtttggtggaggagacggTTTTGAGGGGGAGAGTCGTGGAGGATATGTTTCGGGGGGGGATTGATGCCAGTAGGAGGATATTGCGGATATGA